The sequence CTATGAGAACACAATGCAATACGCCCTACTGCGCCGGGAGTGGGAGGCGGCCGGCTAGTTGCGGCCGACCGAAAGCGGCGCCAGCACGTCGCCGAGCGAGACCCAGCTGTCGGTGTTCTGCTGCGCCTGGCGCTTGACGAAGCGATAGCCGGTTTCGTGCCAGAGCAGGATCGCCGCTTCCTGATTGTCGAGCACGAGGTCGCCGCGATCCGTCACCACGGTGAGAACCGCGTGGCCGTCGCCCTTGTGGTCGCGGACCACGGTGACCAGCAGCGTGTCCGCCGGCCAGCCGAGTTCGACCAGCGTGCGGCGCTTGAGCAGGACATAATCCTCGCAATCGCCGAAGCCGTCGTCCGGATAGGTCCAGCGTTCGATCTCGCCGTAATGTTCGAGATCGGTCAGCGGCTGGATGCGGCCATTGATCTCGTCATTGACCTTGCGCAGCTGGGCGAAATTGGCCTCCGTCAACGCCACCTTGCCGCCGGTGCTGCCGGCCGAGCCGCAATCGGC comes from Ancylobacter polymorphus and encodes:
- a CDS encoding transglutaminase-like cysteine peptidase; translation: MKKRLERALLAAGQAVVAAAFAAVLTPAEPAQAEKTVAMLSSFAANMAPGAQTSVPMGYFQFCTEHPADCGSAGSTGGKVALTEANFAQLRKVNDEINGRIQPLTDLEHYGEIERWTYPDDGFGDCEDYVLLKRRTLVELGWPADTLLVTVVRDHKGDGHAVLTVVTDRGDLVLDNQEAAILLWHETGYRFVKRQAQQNTDSWVSLGDVLAPLSVGRN